The Halobacterium sp. CBA1132 genome has a segment encoding these proteins:
- a CDS encoding aminopeptidase, with the protein MDDRIHRHAEIIVDRAIDLQPDENVVVSLPPVAEDLAVALYEEIGKVGANPVMLARGDRGIGTDRAARAYLREVDPDDLTEPEHLLQLFEHADAAVVGRPHENVSEQSDVSTEVGSAFAAAYRDVLNARLDTKWCLTHYPASADAQLAEMSTEAYEDFVYDAMLKDWDEVEAHQEQMVEILDPAEEVRIVSGDTTDVTMSVKDMVTLNDCGTNNLPAGEVFTAPVPDSVEGEVTFDKPVYHQAREIQGAWLKFEDGEVVDFSADQNEDVLEGILETDDGARRLGELGIGMNRDIDRFTYNMLFDEKMGDTVHMALGRAYPATVGEGVEQNDSAKHVDMIVDMSEDSYIEVDGEVVQRNGTFKFEDGFEA; encoded by the coding sequence ATGGACGACCGCATCCACCGGCACGCCGAAATCATCGTCGACCGCGCCATCGACCTCCAGCCCGACGAGAACGTCGTGGTGAGCCTGCCGCCGGTCGCCGAAGACCTCGCCGTCGCCCTCTACGAGGAAATCGGGAAGGTCGGCGCCAACCCCGTGATGCTCGCGCGCGGCGACCGCGGCATCGGCACGGACCGCGCCGCCCGCGCGTACCTCCGCGAAGTCGACCCCGACGACCTCACCGAGCCCGAACACCTCCTCCAGCTGTTCGAGCACGCCGACGCCGCCGTCGTCGGCCGTCCCCACGAGAACGTCAGCGAGCAGAGCGACGTCAGCACGGAGGTCGGCTCCGCGTTCGCCGCCGCCTACCGCGACGTGCTGAACGCGCGCCTCGACACGAAGTGGTGTCTCACGCACTACCCCGCGTCCGCGGACGCCCAGCTCGCGGAGATGTCCACGGAGGCCTACGAGGACTTCGTCTACGACGCGATGCTCAAGGACTGGGACGAGGTCGAGGCCCACCAGGAGCAGATGGTCGAGATTCTCGACCCCGCCGAGGAAGTCCGCATCGTCTCCGGGGACACCACCGACGTCACGATGAGCGTGAAGGACATGGTGACGCTCAACGACTGCGGGACGAACAACCTCCCCGCGGGCGAGGTGTTCACCGCGCCCGTCCCCGACAGCGTGGAGGGCGAGGTCACGTTCGACAAGCCGGTCTACCATCAGGCCCGCGAGATTCAGGGCGCGTGGCTCAAATTCGAGGACGGCGAAGTCGTGGACTTCTCTGCGGACCAGAACGAGGACGTCCTCGAAGGCATCCTCGAAACCGACGACGGCGCGCGCCGCCTCGGCGAACTCGGCATCGGGATGAACCGCGACATCGACCGGTTCACCTACAACATGCTGTTCGACGAGAAGATGGGCGACACCGTCCACATGGCGCTGGGTCGCGCGTACCCCGCGACGGTCGGCGAGGGCGTCGAGCAGAACGACTCCGCCAAACACGTTGACATGATCGTGGACATGAGCGAGGATTCCTACATCGAGGTCGACGGGGAAGTCGTCCAGCGCAACGGCACCTTCAAATTCGAGGACGGGTTCGAAGCGTAG
- a CDS encoding argininosuccinate synthase — protein sequence MTGGTVALAFSGGLDTTVCVPLLKEEYGYDDVIGVTVDVGQPESEFAEAHETADALGVDHYVVDAKAEFADLCFEAVQANASYQGYPLGTALARPVIAEAILGVAEEQGCTALAHGCTGKGNDQLRFEAVWRASDLDVIAPVRELGLTREWEIDYADEKGLPVEAGNEGEWSIDTNLWSRSVEGGDLEDPGYEPPEDIYDWTDAPSDETETIDVEFEQGVPVAVDGDEMEPVPLIEYLNDLAGSYGVGRTDMMEDRMLGLKVRENYEHPAATTLLTAHEALEQLVLTKDERDFSKQVSQQWSQKAYEGLVDHPLMDALNGFFEGTQQKVTGTVTIKFEGGQARPVARESEYAVYSADAASFDTETVNGIEQGDATGVAKYHGFQSRLANASKPELAPDGGSEAQSDEASDE from the coding sequence ATGACAGGAGGAACGGTCGCGCTCGCCTTCTCCGGCGGGCTCGACACGACGGTCTGCGTACCGCTGCTGAAAGAAGAGTACGGCTACGACGACGTCATCGGCGTGACGGTCGACGTCGGCCAGCCCGAATCGGAGTTCGCGGAAGCCCACGAGACGGCCGACGCGCTCGGCGTCGACCACTACGTGGTGGACGCGAAAGCGGAGTTCGCCGACCTCTGCTTCGAGGCGGTGCAGGCGAACGCGAGCTACCAGGGCTACCCGCTCGGCACCGCACTCGCGCGCCCGGTCATCGCGGAAGCGATTCTGGGCGTCGCTGAAGAACAGGGCTGCACGGCGCTCGCGCACGGCTGCACCGGGAAGGGCAACGACCAGCTGCGCTTCGAAGCCGTCTGGCGCGCCAGCGACCTCGACGTCATCGCGCCCGTTCGCGAACTCGGTCTCACGCGCGAGTGGGAGATCGACTACGCGGACGAGAAGGGCCTGCCAGTAGAGGCGGGCAACGAGGGCGAGTGGAGCATCGACACGAACCTCTGGAGCCGTAGCGTCGAGGGCGGCGACCTCGAAGACCCCGGCTACGAGCCGCCGGAGGACATCTACGACTGGACGGACGCCCCGAGCGACGAGACCGAGACCATCGACGTCGAGTTCGAGCAGGGCGTCCCGGTCGCCGTCGACGGCGACGAGATGGAACCGGTGCCGCTCATCGAGTACCTCAACGACCTCGCCGGGAGCTACGGCGTCGGCCGCACGGACATGATGGAGGACCGCATGCTCGGCCTGAAGGTCCGCGAGAACTACGAACACCCGGCGGCGACGACGCTGCTCACGGCCCACGAGGCGCTCGAACAGCTCGTCCTGACGAAAGACGAGCGCGACTTCAGCAAGCAGGTCAGCCAGCAGTGGTCCCAGAAGGCCTACGAGGGCCTCGTCGACCACCCGCTGATGGACGCCCTGAACGGGTTCTTCGAGGGCACCCAGCAGAAGGTCACGGGCACGGTCACCATCAAATTCGAGGGCGGGCAGGCCCGTCCGGTCGCCCGCGAGAGCGAGTACGCGGTGTACTCCGCGGACGCCGCGAGCTTCGACACGGAGACCGTCAACGGCATCGAGCAGGGCGACGCGACC
- a CDS encoding ATP-dependent DNA helicase has protein sequence MEFFPKPSPYDNQREAMDGIRDALDSGRDVLFEGACGTGKTLAALAPALAHARETNKTVVITTNVHQQMRQFVREAREIHDAAPLRAVVFKGKGSMCHIDVDYEECQVLRDNTHELVDAERDKRQLEERQQALLEESQDGDTEAAEAREAVLDELESVEDDLDDLREGNVCERYYDNLVGDNDEFYEWLYDGVRTPEDIYDYADERGLCGYELLKDGIEGVDLAVCNYHHLLDPGIRAQFFRWLGRDPEDVVVVFDEAHNVEDAARDHATETLTENTLDSALSELEEVEESRAEGAERVVSAFRDALVETYEGAFGPGGDRALARSEVDGNWTDVPVANEDKRDDLTLAFLQQYTGPGIREDVDDALALGEYLDEEYDEAYRNGETTTRRECFVLEAAEFVESYVEDSGELGQYPTAAVRRDEGTNDVYGRAELYTCIPRDVTTDLFDAVHASVLMSATLRPFDVTADVLGLEDPETMAFGLQFPEERRRTFAVDTKPLFSSNRDDPDTQREVAGALRDAVKFTPGNCLFFFPSYSEAERYHDLLADVEAARYLDQPGTSAEELRQTFTDDRNGALFTSLWGTLAEGVSFDGDDARTVAVVGVPYPHLDARAEAVQDAYGRVFGDRDDRRNEDAGWRYAVEIPTVRKTRQAMGRVIRSPDDFGVRMLVDRRYTKESRTSMRKYSVNPTFPAEERRELLDIDPEKLRVSMLNFYTDLDAYDGQPPSP, from the coding sequence ATGGAGTTCTTCCCGAAGCCGTCGCCGTACGACAACCAGCGGGAGGCGATGGACGGCATCCGCGACGCCCTCGACAGCGGCCGTGACGTGCTGTTCGAGGGAGCCTGCGGCACCGGGAAGACGCTCGCCGCGCTCGCCCCGGCGCTCGCGCACGCCCGCGAGACGAACAAGACGGTCGTCATCACGACGAACGTCCACCAGCAGATGCGCCAGTTCGTCCGCGAAGCCCGCGAGATTCACGACGCCGCGCCGCTGCGCGCGGTCGTCTTCAAGGGGAAGGGGTCGATGTGTCACATCGACGTCGACTACGAGGAGTGCCAAGTCCTCCGGGACAACACCCACGAACTCGTGGACGCCGAACGCGACAAACGGCAGCTAGAGGAGCGCCAGCAGGCCCTACTGGAGGAGAGCCAGGACGGCGACACCGAGGCCGCCGAAGCCCGCGAAGCGGTGCTGGACGAACTCGAATCAGTGGAGGACGACCTCGACGACCTCCGCGAGGGCAACGTCTGCGAGCGCTACTACGACAACCTCGTCGGCGACAACGACGAGTTCTACGAGTGGCTCTACGACGGCGTCCGCACCCCGGAGGACATCTACGACTACGCCGACGAACGGGGGCTCTGCGGGTACGAACTCCTCAAAGACGGCATCGAGGGCGTGGACCTCGCGGTCTGTAACTACCACCACCTGCTCGACCCGGGGATTCGCGCGCAGTTCTTCCGCTGGCTGGGCCGCGACCCCGAGGACGTGGTGGTGGTGTTCGACGAGGCACACAACGTCGAGGACGCCGCCCGGGACCACGCCACCGAGACGCTCACCGAGAACACCCTCGACAGCGCGCTCTCCGAGTTGGAGGAGGTCGAGGAGAGCCGTGCGGAGGGCGCCGAGCGCGTGGTGTCGGCGTTCCGGGACGCGCTCGTGGAGACCTACGAGGGCGCGTTCGGGCCGGGCGGCGACCGGGCGCTCGCGCGCTCGGAGGTCGACGGGAACTGGACGGACGTCCCGGTCGCCAACGAGGACAAGCGCGACGACCTCACGCTGGCGTTCCTCCAGCAGTACACCGGCCCCGGCATCCGGGAGGACGTCGACGACGCGCTCGCGCTCGGCGAGTACCTCGACGAGGAGTACGACGAAGCCTACCGGAACGGCGAGACGACGACGCGCCGGGAGTGTTTCGTGCTGGAGGCCGCGGAGTTCGTGGAGTCCTACGTCGAGGACAGCGGCGAACTCGGGCAGTACCCGACCGCCGCGGTGCGCCGCGACGAAGGAACGAACGACGTCTACGGCCGCGCGGAACTGTACACGTGCATCCCGCGGGACGTGACGACGGACCTCTTCGACGCCGTCCACGCGAGCGTTCTGATGAGCGCGACCCTTCGCCCGTTCGACGTCACCGCCGACGTGCTCGGCTTGGAGGACCCGGAGACGATGGCGTTCGGCCTCCAGTTCCCCGAAGAACGCCGCCGCACGTTCGCGGTGGACACGAAGCCGCTGTTCTCCTCGAACCGGGACGACCCCGACACCCAGCGGGAGGTCGCGGGCGCGCTCCGGGACGCCGTGAAATTCACGCCCGGGAACTGCCTGTTCTTCTTCCCGAGCTACAGCGAAGCCGAACGCTACCACGACCTGCTGGCGGACGTGGAGGCTGCGCGCTACCTCGATCAACCCGGCACCAGCGCCGAAGAGCTCCGGCAGACGTTCACGGACGACCGCAACGGCGCCCTGTTCACGTCGCTGTGGGGGACGCTCGCGGAGGGCGTGAGCTTCGACGGCGACGACGCGCGAACGGTAGCGGTCGTCGGCGTCCCCTACCCGCACCTCGACGCGCGCGCCGAAGCCGTCCAAGACGCCTACGGGCGCGTGTTCGGCGACCGCGACGACCGCCGCAACGAGGACGCCGGCTGGCGCTACGCCGTCGAGATTCCCACCGTCCGCAAGACCCGGCAGGCGATGGGCCGCGTGATTCGCTCCCCGGACGACTTCGGCGTGCGCATGCTCGTCGACCGCCGCTACACCAAAGAGAGCCGCACGTCCATGCGAAAGTACAGCGTCAACCCGACGTTCCCCGCCGAAGAGCGCCGCGAACTCCTCGACATCGACCCCGAGAAACTCCGCGTGTCGATGCTGAACTTCTACACGGACCTCGACGCCTACGACGGGCAGCCCCCGAGTCCGTAG
- a CDS encoding 2'-5' RNA ligase family protein, which translates to MYSVNAPVPDAVKEVAADLRPALSEFARVRERREQTLLVKRVPADDRKQLRTAWQTAQDALDGAPAVEARVAEVDTFENPPNGSSPVVYLAVESPGLHGLHQRLCEVFDPVPIMEGGDDYDPHVTLARDADGFRGRRAVENVDGRRVGPVTWTIDELYLYDAERGERVDTLSLPA; encoded by the coding sequence GTGTACAGCGTGAACGCTCCGGTGCCGGACGCGGTCAAGGAGGTCGCAGCGGACCTCCGCCCGGCGCTGTCGGAATTCGCTCGCGTCCGCGAACGACGCGAGCAGACGCTTCTCGTCAAGCGCGTCCCCGCCGACGACCGCAAACAACTCCGCACCGCGTGGCAGACCGCCCAGGACGCCCTCGACGGCGCGCCAGCCGTCGAAGCCCGCGTCGCCGAAGTCGACACCTTCGAGAATCCTCCGAACGGCTCCAGTCCCGTCGTCTACCTCGCCGTCGAGAGCCCCGGCCTCCACGGCCTCCACCAGCGCCTCTGCGAGGTGTTCGACCCCGTCCCAATCATGGAGGGCGGTGACGACTACGACCCCCACGTCACGCTCGCCCGCGACGCCGACGGCTTCCGCGGCCGCCGCGCCGTCGAGAACGTCGACGGCCGCCGCGTCGGCCCCGTCACGTGGACCATCGACGAACTCTACCTCTACGACGCCGAACGCGGCGAACGCGTCGACACGCTCTCCTTGCCCGCGTAG
- a CDS encoding helix-turn-helix domain-containing protein produces the protein MSGLLPSRSEVDDAEGEPRVVGVDSEDADRLLSALASGTARDLYGALHDTPATPSELAEECETSLQNAQYHLDNLEDADLVEECDTRYSAKGREMSVYAPADAPVVLFAGDEEESKSVRSALTNLLGVVGVLGVVSLLVQQFVGTGLQAPGTAGESSVETTSEFSALVADGGEPANAAADAAASLPAGAAFFLGGVLALALVGAAWYAR, from the coding sequence ATGTCCGGTCTGTTACCCTCTCGCTCGGAGGTCGACGACGCCGAGGGGGAGCCCCGCGTGGTCGGCGTCGACTCCGAGGACGCCGACCGCCTCCTGTCCGCGCTCGCCTCGGGGACCGCGCGGGACCTGTACGGCGCGCTCCACGACACGCCGGCGACCCCGTCGGAACTCGCCGAGGAGTGCGAGACGTCCCTCCAGAACGCCCAGTACCACCTCGATAATCTGGAGGACGCGGACCTCGTCGAGGAGTGCGACACGCGCTACTCGGCGAAGGGCCGCGAGATGAGCGTCTACGCGCCCGCCGACGCCCCCGTGGTGTTGTTCGCGGGCGACGAGGAGGAGAGCAAGTCCGTGCGCTCGGCGCTCACGAACCTGCTGGGCGTCGTCGGCGTGTTGGGTGTTGTGAGCCTGCTCGTCCAGCAGTTCGTCGGCACCGGCCTGCAGGCGCCGGGCACGGCCGGCGAGAGTAGCGTCGAGACGACCAGCGAGTTCTCGGCGCTCGTCGCAGACGGCGGCGAGCCAGCCAACGCGGCCGCCGACGCCGCCGCGTCGCTGCCAGCCGGCGCAGCGTTCTTCCTCGGTGGCGTCCTCGCGCTCGCGCTCGTCGGCGCCGCGTGGTACGCTCGATAA
- a CDS encoding low specificity L-threonine aldolase, which yields MIDLRSDTVTTPSEEMRAAAADAEVGDDVYGEDPTVNELERRAAEAVGKDAAMYVPTGTMGNQIAARVHTERGQEALVERESHVYKYELGGFAQHSQLQVRTYDGGANGAPTPEQVRDGYVEEDLHRAGTRLLCLENTHNVKGGVPVPADDVAAAARAAHDLDVPVHVDGARLFNAVAALDADAADLLAPVDSVMFCLSKGLGAPVGSMLAGSEEFVEQARRVRKLMGGGMRQAGIIAAPGLEALENRDRLHRDHERAKTLAAELDALDGLSVAEPETNIVLVDTTDAGVTAAALLECCESEGVLGSEFGEYTIRFCTHLDVGDADVEAAVEAVERAL from the coding sequence GTGATAGACCTGCGCAGCGACACCGTCACGACACCGAGCGAGGAGATGCGGGCGGCCGCGGCCGACGCCGAGGTCGGCGACGACGTCTACGGCGAGGACCCGACGGTCAACGAACTGGAGCGCCGCGCGGCCGAGGCGGTCGGGAAGGACGCCGCGATGTACGTGCCGACGGGGACGATGGGCAACCAAATCGCCGCCCGGGTCCACACGGAGCGCGGGCAGGAAGCGCTCGTCGAGCGCGAGAGCCACGTCTACAAGTACGAACTCGGCGGGTTCGCCCAGCACTCCCAACTCCAGGTGCGGACGTACGACGGCGGCGCGAACGGCGCGCCGACCCCTGAGCAGGTCCGGGACGGATACGTCGAAGAGGACCTCCATCGTGCGGGCACGCGCCTACTCTGCTTGGAGAACACGCACAACGTGAAGGGCGGCGTCCCGGTGCCGGCCGACGACGTCGCGGCCGCGGCGCGGGCGGCCCACGACCTCGACGTCCCGGTCCACGTCGACGGTGCGCGCCTGTTCAACGCCGTGGCCGCGCTGGACGCCGACGCCGCGGACCTGCTAGCGCCCGTCGATTCCGTGATGTTCTGCCTCTCGAAGGGGCTGGGGGCGCCCGTCGGGTCGATGCTCGCGGGCAGCGAAGAATTCGTCGAGCAGGCGCGCCGCGTCCGGAAGCTCATGGGCGGCGGGATGCGGCAAGCCGGAATCATCGCCGCGCCGGGCCTCGAAGCGCTAGAGAACCGCGACCGCCTCCACCGCGACCACGAGCGCGCGAAGACGCTTGCCGCCGAACTCGACGCGCTCGACGGACTATCGGTCGCGGAACCCGAGACGAACATCGTCCTCGTGGACACGACTGACGCGGGAGTGACCGCCGCAGCGCTACTGGAGTGCTGCGAGAGCGAGGGCGTCCTCGGGAGCGAGTTCGGCGAGTACACGATTCGGTTCTGCACGCACCTCGACGTGGGCGACGCGGACGTCGAGGCCGCCGTCGAAGCCGTCGAGCGCGCGCTCTAG
- a CDS encoding cation diffusion facilitator family transporter — MAGSKSVVLAALFANGAIAVLKFLAFLVTGSPAMLSEVYHSVSDTGNQVFLLIGLRYGERERTRSHPFGYGKAQFFYSFLVSVMLFGIAGWESASHGYEALTGHGRVLGRQAKLLGYEFPGVWASYTVLLGAMVFESYAFVKAYREMQRQIERHGWSGFREAFRRTSDTTTLTALTEDTVALLGLGIALVGVFLTEQTGNHVYDAAAALLIGLLLMGFAAALAWENKRLLLGESLPAADENDLRRIVEERPEVDSIVGFRTVYFGPNEVLVTADVAFDPALDTEGMDDVITSLEDALREANPAVSKVYVEPEAER; from the coding sequence ATGGCCGGAAGCAAGTCGGTCGTTCTCGCTGCACTGTTTGCGAACGGCGCGATTGCGGTGTTGAAGTTCCTCGCGTTCCTCGTGACCGGGAGCCCGGCGATGCTCTCGGAGGTGTACCACTCCGTCTCCGACACCGGCAACCAGGTGTTCCTGCTCATCGGCCTGCGGTACGGCGAGCGCGAACGCACGCGCTCGCACCCCTTCGGCTACGGGAAGGCGCAGTTCTTCTACTCGTTTCTCGTCAGCGTGATGTTGTTCGGTATCGCGGGCTGGGAGTCCGCGAGCCACGGCTACGAGGCGCTGACCGGCCACGGGCGCGTGCTCGGCCGGCAGGCGAAACTGCTGGGCTACGAGTTCCCGGGCGTGTGGGCGAGTTACACGGTGTTGCTCGGCGCGATGGTGTTCGAGTCGTACGCGTTCGTGAAGGCCTACCGGGAGATGCAACGCCAGATCGAGCGCCACGGCTGGAGCGGGTTCAGGGAGGCGTTCCGCCGCACCAGCGACACGACGACGCTGACCGCGCTCACGGAGGACACGGTGGCGCTGCTTGGTCTGGGAATCGCGCTAGTGGGCGTGTTCCTCACCGAGCAGACCGGCAACCACGTCTACGACGCGGCGGCGGCGCTGCTCATCGGGCTGCTGTTGATGGGGTTCGCGGCGGCGCTGGCGTGGGAGAACAAGCGCCTGCTGCTCGGTGAGAGCCTCCCGGCGGCCGACGAGAACGACCTGCGGCGCATCGTCGAGGAGCGCCCCGAGGTCGACTCCATCGTTGGCTTCCGGACGGTGTACTTCGGCCCGAACGAGGTTCTCGTGACGGCGGACGTGGCGTTCGACCCCGCACTGGACACCGAGGGGATGGACGACGTGATTACGAGCCTCGAAGACGCGCTCCGGGAGGCGAACCCGGCGGTGTCGAAGGTGTACGTCGAGCCCGAGGCTGAGAGATAG
- a CDS encoding metallophosphoesterase — protein sequence MIAVLSDTHSTDGHELQGRALAAVREADRVVHAGDFTTETALDAFYDAGDQLLAVHGNADEPAVRDRLPESRTLDANALRIAVTHRQHGGATGLALFGRERGADLVVSGHTHRPAVTETEDVVLLNPGSHADPRGNATAHAELHHEGGGVRGEIRDRSGSVLREFRVEGR from the coding sequence GTGATAGCCGTTCTGTCCGACACCCACAGCACGGACGGGCACGAGTTGCAGGGCCGCGCGCTGGCGGCGGTCCGGGAGGCCGACCGGGTCGTCCACGCCGGCGACTTCACCACCGAGACCGCCCTCGACGCGTTCTACGACGCCGGCGACCAGTTGTTGGCCGTCCACGGCAACGCCGACGAGCCAGCGGTCCGCGACCGCCTCCCGGAGTCGCGGACACTGGACGCGAACGCCCTCCGCATCGCGGTCACGCACCGCCAGCACGGCGGCGCCACTGGGCTCGCGTTGTTCGGTCGCGAGCGCGGCGCCGACCTCGTGGTCTCGGGACACACGCATCGACCGGCGGTGACAGAGACAGAAGACGTGGTGTTGTTGAATCCCGGAAGTCACGCCGACCCGCGCGGCAACGCGACGGCGCACGCCGAATTACACCACGAGGGAGGGGGCGTTCGCGGCGAGATTCGGGACCGCAGCGGGAGCGTCCTCCGGGAGTTCCGGGTGGAGGGCCGGTAG
- the dpsA gene encoding DNA starvation/stationary phase protection protein DpsA translates to MSTQKHVLKHAGDVEGSEGLRIDEEKAEQVIDALNTDLAATYVLYHQIRKHHWNVEGAEFRDLHLFLGDAAENAEAFADELAERAQALGGVPHASMSTLEDASPVEPEDEDVYDIRTSLENDLEMYGDIIETLREHVDLAQNLGDHATAEILRENLVQVEEDAHHIEHYLEDDTLVARE, encoded by the coding sequence ATGAGCACCCAGAAGCACGTGCTGAAGCACGCCGGCGACGTCGAAGGCTCCGAAGGCCTCCGCATCGACGAGGAGAAGGCCGAACAGGTAATCGACGCGCTCAACACGGACCTCGCGGCGACGTACGTCCTCTACCACCAGATTCGGAAACACCACTGGAACGTCGAGGGCGCGGAGTTCCGCGACCTCCACCTGTTCCTCGGCGACGCCGCCGAGAACGCCGAGGCGTTCGCCGACGAACTCGCAGAGCGCGCGCAGGCACTGGGCGGCGTCCCGCACGCCAGCATGTCCACGCTCGAAGACGCCTCCCCGGTCGAACCCGAGGACGAGGACGTCTACGACATCCGGACGTCACTGGAGAACGACCTCGAGATGTACGGCGACATCATCGAGACGCTGCGTGAGCACGTCGACCTCGCGCAGAACCTCGGCGACCACGCGACCGCCGAAATCCTCCGCGAGAACCTCGTGCAGGTCGAGGAGGACGCCCACCACATCGAGCACTACCTCGAAGACGACACGCTGGTCGCCCGAGAGTAG